GGTCACCTCCGTCCGCTAGGACTCCGGAGGGCGCGGGCCGCCAGGGTGAAAATACTAAGCAAAATTAGTATTTACAAGTTAGTAAGCATTAGCTACTATCTCAATTAGCCGGACAATAGGCAGATTGATCTGTTCCGTGGCGTAACTGTCGAGAATGGAGTGGGAATGAGCAAGAAGGTAGTTGCCATCACGTCGTGCATCACGGGGATCGCGCATACGTACATGTGCGCTAAGGCCCTCGAGGATGCGGCAGGCGAGCTCGGTTACGAGATTCACGTCGAGAAGCAAGGAGCCTCGGGTACGGAGGACGAGCTCACCTTCGAGCAGATCGCCCAAGCCGACGCCGTCGTCTTCGCCTGCGACAAGGCCGTCGACGAGTCCCGCTTCGCGGGCAAGGACGTGCTCAAGGTCACCTGCGACGCGGGCATCAAGGATCCCAGGGGTGCAATCGAGCGGGCCATGGCGAGGAAGGGCACCGAGCGGATAAGCGCCGGGGATGTCACCGCCAGGCGCTTCTCCGACGAGGGCAGGTCCAATGCCGCCTCTGGCGCGGCGACCATCTTCAAGCACGTGATGAACGGCGTCTCGCACATGCTTCCCATCGTCGTTGCCGGCGGCATCCTCACCGCTCTGCGCTACGCGTTCGGATCCACCATCACGGACGGCAACATCGTCTGGGCCTTCGAGGCCGAGGGCTCCCTGCCGTACTACATCAGCCAGATTGGTGCGACCTATGGTCTCGGCATGATGATCGCCGTCCTCTCCGCCTTCATCGCCGACTCCATCGCCGATCGTCCGGGCTTCGTTCCCGGCCTCATCGGCGGCCTCATCGCCGGCAGCATCCAGGCCGGCTTCATCGGCGGCATCCTCGCCGGTCTTCTCGCCGGATACGTCACCCTCTACCTCAACAAGTGGATTCAGCTCCCGCCGGCGTTCGCGGGGCTCAAGCCGATCCTCATCCTGCCGCTGCTGTCCACGCTCGTCGTCGGGTTGGTCATGTACTACGTGGTCGGCACTCCCGTCGCGCTTCTCACCGCCGCCATCACCAGCCTGCTCTCGTCC
This is a stretch of genomic DNA from Thermophilibacter immobilis. It encodes these proteins:
- a CDS encoding PTS fructose transporter subunit IIC, coding for MSKKVVAITSCITGIAHTYMCAKALEDAAGELGYEIHVEKQGASGTEDELTFEQIAQADAVVFACDKAVDESRFAGKDVLKVTCDAGIKDPRGAIERAMARKGTERISAGDVTARRFSDEGRSNAASGAATIFKHVMNGVSHMLPIVVAGGILTALRYAFGSTITDGNIVWAFEAEGSLPYYISQIGATYGLGMMIAVLSAFIADSIADRPGFVPGLIGGLIAGSIQAGFIGGILAGLLAGYVTLYLNKWIQLPPAFAGLKPILILPLLSTLVVGLVMYYVVGTPVALLTAAITSLLSSLNGAGNVVLGIMCGLLYFDLGGAVSKVLYAFAIGMLDTGVYGPMAAVMLCGMVPPIGMALATLIKRDLWNDDERDSGKAAALLGCSYITEGAIPFATSYPLQVLPGCMIGGAVAAVMSLLMGIECTAPHGGMFLLLIPNVINNIGGFLLCLAVGSIVCALIVDGLMTMRRNKDKVAA